The following proteins are co-located in the Triticum urartu cultivar G1812 unplaced genomic scaffold, Tu2.1 TuUngrouped_contig_5071, whole genome shotgun sequence genome:
- the LOC125528731 gene encoding uncharacterized protein LOC125528731: MPGNGGATGLDDLPEGIVVEEILVRLPPKDILRCRAVCRWWHSATSTDKFMLDNHRHQPLLPILSHVVEPQKAHLLFSFDAGAGWQKLCPIIRTYDYRKLQAVCDGLFIVSYGSMADQFICNPVTRKYARLAKHPTERGFYHRIVGFYRHQPSG, from the coding sequence ATGCCGGGCAACGGAGGCGCGACCGGCCTGGACGATCTTCCAGAGGGGATCGTTGTCGAAGAGATCCTCGTCCGTTTGCCGCCCAAGGACATCCTCCGCTGTCGCGCTGTCTGCAGGTGGTGGCACAGTGCCACCTCGACCGACAAGTTCATGCTGGACAACCACCGCCACCAGCCCTTGCTCCCAATCCTCAGCCACGTCGTCGAGCCGCAGAAAGCCCACCTCCTGTTTTCCTTTGACGCCGGCGCAGGCTGGCAAAAGCTCTGCCCTATCATCCGGACCTACGACTACCGTAAACTCCAGGCCGTGTGTGACGGTCTCTTCATCGTGTCCTATGGATCCATGGCAGATCAGTTCATCTGCAATCCGGTCACCCGCAAGTATGCTCGCCTAGCAAAGCATCCGACGGAGCGTGGTTTTTACCACCGGATTGTCGGCTTCTACCGGCACCAACCATCTGGATGA